In Zingiber officinale cultivar Zhangliang chromosome 8B, Zo_v1.1, whole genome shotgun sequence, a single genomic region encodes these proteins:
- the LOC122013614 gene encoding uncharacterized protein LOC122013614: MWIIIQAGFTYPAKDRVLVPCDKWNAPIRKRIEADAKATQTLQCGLTKEELNRVGSFSSAKELWEKLIELHKRTSNTKEGESASQLYARIQDLLNGFHAISQKVENRDIIRNEQNAGIKSKA; the protein is encoded by the exons atgtggataatcatccaggCGGGATTCACATATCCCGCCAAAGATAGAGTCCTTGTCCCGTGCGACAAATGGAATGCTCCAATAAGAAAAAGGATCGAGGCTGACGCAAAGGCTACCCAGACTCTACAATGCGGCctgacaaaagaagagctgaaccgagtcggcTCGTTTTCaagcgcaaaagaactatgggagaaattgatcgagctgcacaagAGAACTTCGAACACGAAG gaaggtgagtcGGCAAGCCAACTTTACGCGCGGATTCAGGACCTGCTGAATGGCTTTCATGCAATCAGTCAGAAGGTGGAAAACCGCGATATAatcag gaacgagCAGAATGCGGGAATCAAAAGTAAAGCGTAG